One segment of Panicum virgatum strain AP13 chromosome 1K, P.virgatum_v5, whole genome shotgun sequence DNA contains the following:
- the LOC120643873 gene encoding UMP-CMP kinase 3, with the protein MGTVVDAPAVVTEEVAENTLGGKKVTVVFVLGGPGSGKGTQCANIVEHFGFTHLSAGDLLRAEIKSGSENGTMIENMIKEGKIVPSEVTIKLLQEAMIKNENDKFLIDGFPRNEENRAAFENVTKISPAFVLFFDCSEEEMERRLLGRNQGRVDDNIETIKKRFKTFVESSLPVIEYYNSKDKVKKIDAAKPIPEVFEDVKTIFAPYAPKAE; encoded by the exons ATGGGCACAGTTGTGGATGCTCCAGCCGTTGTGACTGAGGAG GTCGCTGAGAACACTTTGGGCGGCAAGAAAGTTACAGTCGTATTTGTTCTAG GTGGCCCTGGAAGTGGAAAAGGCACACAGTGTGCCAACATTGTGGAGCACTTTGGATTCACCCATCTTAGTGCTGGCGATCTTTTGCGCGCAGAGATCAAATCTGGCTCCGAGAATGG AACCATGATTGAGAACATGATAAAGGAAGGAAAGATTGTTCCATCAGAGGTAACTATAAAACTGTTGCAGGAGGCAAtgataaaaaatgaaaatgacAAATTTCTGATCGATGGATTTCCAAGGAACGAGGAGAATCGTGCGGCATTTGAGAACGTT ACTAAAATTTCTCCTGCATTCGTGCTATTCTTTGACTGTTCCGAGGAAGAGATGGAAAGACGTCTTTTGGGGCGCAACCAG GGGAGAGTTGATGATAACATTGAGACTATTAAGAAAAGGTTCAAAACTTTTGTGGAATCAAGTCTACCTGTCATAGAGTATTATAACTCAAAGGACAAGGTTAAAAAG ATTgatgctgcaaaaccaattccTGAAGTGTTTGAAGATGTCAAAACCATTTTTGCCCCATATGCACCCAAG GCTGAATAG
- the LOC120643887 gene encoding fatty-acid-binding protein 2-like — protein sequence MKDWSILSKLDHNGGYLHKFPVDSPVSHDIGLGLISKVGNLVECSFQHPRHICATGSGAVQEAFSCFNKFAGAFYFWFSRASNPKLFQRLSDAAGSSSRACRSHIKQVTSCLQHLPGLQFGSQLREEHAIQVLLVRLASATFGRLWTEVEERHACNVLMLAAATVIPPFENISPKMLAESMALGKDGGHIREPADQPYSEENRSGCACLAVPRLILPEDATEPKTGIKFPTILEDNSNLSTEVLVGMGFRSMRIMRVKNLNLYAFGLYIQLDSICKKLGPKYACIPDAELKDHPDFYEDLLRENIDMTVRLVVSYNGLSIGTVRDAFERSLGFRLQKMNPNTDYRCLKTFGSYFSEDIRIPAGTKIDFRQTSDGQLITEIDGKQIGTVQSKDLCRAFFDMYIGDPPVSVETKQDIAQNVAGLIRRC from the exons ATGAAAGACTGGTCAATTCTCTCCAAACTTGATCACAATGGAGGTTACCTCCACAAGTTCCCAGTAGACTCTCCAGTATCTCATGATATTGGGTTAGGATTGATATCAAAAGTTGGAAATTTAGTTGAGTGTTCCTTTCAACATCCAAGGCATATATGTGCGACTGGAAGCGGAGCAGTTCAGGAGGCATTCAGCTGTTTCAACAAGTTTGCTGGAGCTTTCTATTTCTGGTTTTCTAGAGCATCAAACCCTAAGCTATTCCAAAGGCTATCGGACGCTGCTGGCTCAAGTTCAAGAGCTTGTCGGTCACACATCAAGCAGGTGACCTCTTGCTTGCAGCATTTACCTGGATTGCAATTTGGTTCACAATTAAGAGAAGAGCATGCTATACAAGTGCTTTTAGTGAGGCTTGCAAGTGCAACTTTTGGGCGCCTGTGGACTgaggtggaggagcgccatgccTGTAATGTTCTCATGCTAGCTGCTGCTACCGTAATACCACCATTTGAGAACAT ATCACCGAAAATGCTTGCTGAGTCAATGGCACTAGGAAAAGATGGTGGACATATCCGAGAACCTGCTGATCAACCTTATTCAGAGGAAAACCGTTCAGGTTGTGCTTGCTTAGCTGTGCCAAGATTAATCTTGCCAGAAGATGCAACGGAACCAAAAACCGGGATCAAGTTTCCTACTATCCTTGAGGACAATTCCAATCTGAGTACGGAG GTGCTTGTTGGGATGGGTTTCAGAAGCATGCGAATAATGAGGGTCAAAAATCTGAATCTTTATGCCTTTGGATTAT ACATACAACTGGATTCTATCTGCAAGAAGCTGGGTCCAAAATATGCTTGTATTCCAGATGCTGAACTGAAGGATCACCCAGATTTCTATGAAGATCTTCTAAG GGAAAATATCGATATGACAGTCAGGCTAGTAGTAAGCTACAATGGCCTGAGTATTGGCACAGTTCGAGA TGCATTTGAGAGGTCTCTTGGCTTCCGGTTGCAAAAG ATGAATCCTAATACTGATTACCGTTGCCTGAAGACATTTGGTTCTTATTTTAGTGAAGACATTCGTATACCTGCT GGTACTAAGATCGACTTCCGGCAAACATCTGATGGCCAACTAATAACTGAAA TTGATGGCAAACAAATTGGCACTGTCCAGAGCAAAGATCTATGCA GAGCTTTCTTCGATATGTATATTGGTGATCCCCCTGTTTCAGTGGAGAccaaacaagacattgcacaaAATGTGGCTGGACTCATAAGACGATGCTAG
- the LOC120657866 gene encoding endoglucanase 8-like — protein sequence MRALKHGTMRAHVALALAAMVLAGDALQPALAAGGFNYHDALTKSIIFLEAQRSGKLPPNNRVKWRGDSGLEDGKLANVDLTGGYYDAGDNVKYGLPLAFTVTTLAWTALAFKPELESAKEMEHVNEALRWGTDYLLKCAARKKKLWVQVGDPNLDHQCWVRPENMKAPRTLYEIDEKTPGTEIAAETAAAFAAASMVFRNDQKYSRALLNKAKLLFLFAKSHQGSYDGECPFYCSYSGYNDELLWAATWLYLATKRQLYADYISHEAISSSVAEFSWDLKFPGAQVLLAELNMTSGGGAQSFKTQADNFVCAVLPDTAFHQVFITPGGVIHLRDGANTQYVTSTAFLFIVYSDLLLRTGQSVLCGSQPIRPERLREFARQQMDYLLGANPRGSSYVVGFGANPPTQPHHRGASTPVLPPGYDVNCGLSFGEWFAPDRPNPNELTGAIMGGPDKDDKFVDKRANSSYTEPCTYINSLAIGPLAALAVRGAQLVATH from the exons ATGCGCGCACTCAAGCACGGCACCATGCGCGCACACGTCGCCCTGGCCCTCGCGGCGAtggtgctcgccggcgacgccctgCAGCCGGCGCTGGCCGCCGGCGGGTTCAACTACCACGACGCCCTCACCAAGTCCATCATATTCCTCGAGGCGCAGCGCTCCGGGAAGCTGCCGCCCAACAACCGCGTCAAGTGGCGCGGCGACTCCGGCCTCGAAGACGGCAAGCTCGCCAAT GTGGATCTCACCGGTGGATACTACGACGCCGGCGACAACGTCAAGTACGGGCTCCCGCTGGCCTTCACGGTGACGACGCTGGCGTGGACGGCGCTGGCGTTCAAGCCCGAGCTGGAGTCGGCCAAGGAGATGGAGCATGTGAACGAGGCCCTCAGGTGGGGCACCGACTACTTGCTCAAGTGCgccgcgaggaagaagaagctgtgGGTGCAG GTCGGCGACCCCAACCTGGACCACCAGTGCTGGGTGCGTCCGGAGAACATGAAGGCGCCGCGGACGCTGTACGAGATCGACGAGAAGACGCCCGGGACGGAGATCGCCGCcgagaccgccgccgccttcgccgccgcctccatggtGTTCCGCAACGACCAGAAGTACTCTCGCGCCCTGCTCAACAAGGCCAAGCTGCTGTTCCTCTTCGCCAAGAGCCACCAGGGCAGCTACGACGGCGAGTGCCCCTTCTACTGCTCCTACTCCGGCTACAACGACGAGCTGCTGTGGGCCGCCACGTGGCTGTACCTGGCGACGAAGCGGCAGCTGTACGCCGACTACATCTCCCACGAGGCCATCTCGTCGAGCGTGGCCGAGTTCAGCTGGGACCTCAAGTTCCCCGGCGCGCAGGTCCTGCTGGCCGAGTTGAACAtgacctccggcggcggcgcgcagagcTTCAAGACCCAGGCCGACAACTTCGTGTGCGCCGTGCTCCCGGACACGGCGTTCCACCAGGTGTTCATCACCCCGGGCGGCGTGATCCACCTCCGCGACGGCGCCAACACGCAGTACGTGACCAGCACGGCCTTCCTCTTCATCGTGTACAGCGACCTGCTGCTGCGCACGGGGCAGAGCGTGCTGTGCGGGAGCCAGCCCATCCGGCCGGAGCGCCTCCGGGAGTTCGCCCGGCAGCAGATGGACTACCTGCTGGGCGCCAACCCGCGCGGGAGCTCCTACGTCGTGGGCTTCGGCGCCAACCCGCCCACGCAGCCGCACCACCGGGGGGCCTCCACCCCGGTGCTCCCGCCCGGGTACGACGTCAACTGCGGGCTCAGCTTCGGGGAGTGGTTCGCGCCCGACCGGCCCAACCCCAACGAGCTCACCGGCGCCATCATGGGCGGGCCCGACAAGGACGACAAGTTCGTGGACAAGCGCGCCAACTCCTCCTACACCGAGCCCTGCACCTACATCAACTCCCTCGCCATCggcccgctcgccgcgctcgccgtccgCGGCGCGCAGCTCGTCGCCACGCACTGA
- the LOC120643894 gene encoding uncharacterized protein LOC120643894: protein MSIALESGRGLGGGPRFGRVARCGYAASPPPSAGRGGSSSVGRDSGSPAAAAQWEWDGEEVEGGDGEVQSSYKGSPFDTMDALQVALPFRKGVCKFYNGKSGSFAKLQDAVVLSPPQKDLPKPETPSPRKRKGLLPFSFKWGKPQNKEVFPEDDVVDSPTNCRRLTISPAATSSSGSNSGSDDEHCRSQKPSSRRLHRRPSNAMDVFASPPAPRPPQLLSAHMRSHSMLNLQDVTDSTAMVTPRDKRMKN, encoded by the exons ATGTCGATCGCGCTGGAGAGCGGGCGCGGGCTGGGCGGCGGCCCCCGGTTCGGCCGCGTCGCCCGATGCGGCtacgcggcctcgccgccgccgtcggcggggcgcggcggctcgTCCTCGGTGGGGCGGGACAGCGgcagccccgcggcggcggcgcagtgggaGTGGGACGGCGAGGAGGTcgagggcggcgacggcgaggtgcagAGCTCGTACAAGGGCTCGCCCTTCGACACCATGGACGCGCTCCAGGTGGCCCTGCCCTTCAG GAAAGGGGTATGCAAGTTCTACAATGGCaagtctggatcttttgcaaaGCTTCAAGATGCTGTAGTTCTGTCTCCCCCGCAGAAAGACCTTCCAAAGCCAGAAACACCATCCCCTAGGAAGCGAAAAGGTCTTCTTCCATTCAGTTTCAAGTGGGGCAAACCACAGAATAAAGAGGTGTTCCCTGAAGATGATGTCGTAGATAGCCCCACGAATTGTAGGAGGTTGACAATATCGCCTGCTGCCACAAGCAGCTCAGGAAGCAACAGTGGAAGTGATGATGAACATTGCCGCTCTCAGAAGCCATCTTCCCGGCGCCTGCACAGAAGGCCCAGCAATGCCATGGATGTCTTTGCTTCTCCACCTGCACCTCGTCCACCCCAGCTGTTGTCAGCTCATATGAGATCACATTCAATGCTTAATCTGCAGGATGTGACAGACTCAACCGCCATGGTTACCCCCAGGGACAAGCGCATGAAGAATTAG